The Streptomyces sp. NBC_00691 genome has a segment encoding these proteins:
- a CDS encoding serine/threonine-protein kinase, producing MTVIAGRYRLLDVLAEGATGTVWRALDETDRQEVALKELRAPDGLPADEVPLLHARREREARAAARIDHPAAVRVLGVATEDGRPWVVMELVRGLTLAETLEAAGPLPPREAARVGAEVLAGLRAAREAGVPHREVDPEHVLLANDGRIVVTGFGTAPGDDPGPAAELRALGRLVGAAAWAPPSPPPTKDDRAGELRTLVERLSHEDPEHLLTADRAERELRRVATGGARPAPAEPRRAEPRRTSAEPPPGAPAAPTGDDPGRRLGRTRKNSPPAAGSPLPVTPRAGSPRRAHVLLAGTVGALLIAGALVYHLTRDDERGAGPGPGGVTSTAPAGPGATDGAGGGPVTPRS from the coding sequence ATGACGGTGATCGCGGGTCGTTACCGGCTTCTGGACGTGCTCGCCGAAGGGGCGACAGGCACCGTCTGGCGCGCCCTGGACGAGACGGACCGCCAGGAGGTGGCCCTCAAGGAGCTCCGGGCCCCGGACGGGCTCCCGGCGGACGAGGTGCCCCTGCTCCACGCCCGGCGCGAGCGCGAGGCCCGGGCCGCCGCCCGGATCGACCATCCCGCCGCCGTACGGGTCCTCGGCGTCGCCACCGAGGACGGCCGGCCCTGGGTGGTCATGGAGCTCGTCCGGGGCCTCACCCTCGCCGAGACGCTGGAGGCGGCGGGTCCGCTGCCGCCGCGCGAGGCCGCCCGCGTCGGGGCGGAGGTGCTCGCCGGGCTGCGGGCGGCGCGTGAGGCGGGCGTCCCGCACCGGGAGGTGGATCCGGAGCACGTCCTCCTCGCCAACGACGGACGGATCGTCGTGACCGGCTTCGGCACGGCTCCCGGGGACGATCCGGGACCGGCGGCGGAGCTGCGGGCCCTGGGGAGGCTCGTCGGGGCGGCTGCGTGGGCACCGCCGTCGCCGCCGCCCACGAAGGACGACCGGGCCGGTGAGCTTCGCACCCTGGTCGAGAGACTCTCGCACGAGGACCCGGAGCATCTCCTGACGGCGGACCGGGCCGAGCGGGAGCTGCGGCGGGTGGCGACGGGCGGGGCGCGGCCCGCACCGGCGGAGCCGCGCCGCGCGGAGCCGCGCCGGACCTCGGCGGAACCGCCCCCCGGAGCGCCCGCCGCTCCCACGGGGGACGATCCGGGCCGGCGGCTCGGGAGGACGCGGAAGAACAGCCCCCCGGCAGCCGGGAGTCCGCTTCCGGTGACCCCCCGGGCGGGGTCGCCCCGTCGCGCCCACGTCCTGCTCGCCGGGACGGTCGGCGCGCTGCTCATCGCGGGAGCGCTGGTGTACCACCTGACCCGGGACGACGAGCGAGGCGCCGGGCCCGGGCCGGGCGGTGTCACGAGCACCGCTCCGGCCGGCCCCGGCGCCACGGACGGCGCGGGCGGCGGTCCGGTTACACCGCGTTCCTGA
- a CDS encoding glycosyltransferase family 2 protein: MSSFLRPSVSGQEITEPSRIAAQYRAITSHLAITPPVSVVIPAMNEAENLPYVFKTLPEWIHEVVLVDGNSTDNTVDVARELWPDVKVVKQVGKGKGDALISGFAACTGDIIVMVDADGSADGQEIVSYVSALVGGADFAKGSRFANGGGTDDMTTIRRMGNWALCTLVNRKFGARYTDLCYGYNAFWRHCLDKITLDCTGFEIETLINIRVVTAGLKVQEVPSHEYNRIHGVSNLNAVRDGIRVLKVILKEKAVSKAARRRPAPFSVNVPRGEAS, from the coding sequence ATGAGCTCGTTCCTGCGCCCATCCGTCTCGGGCCAAGAAATAACCGAGCCGAGTCGAATAGCCGCCCAGTACCGGGCCATCACCTCACATCTGGCGATCACTCCGCCGGTGAGTGTTGTCATTCCCGCGATGAACGAAGCCGAAAATCTTCCGTACGTGTTCAAGACACTGCCGGAATGGATTCACGAAGTCGTCCTCGTCGACGGAAATTCCACGGACAACACGGTGGATGTCGCCCGTGAGCTATGGCCGGACGTCAAGGTGGTCAAGCAGGTCGGCAAGGGCAAGGGCGACGCGCTGATCAGCGGTTTCGCAGCCTGCACCGGCGACATCATCGTGATGGTCGACGCGGACGGCTCGGCCGACGGCCAGGAGATCGTCTCGTACGTCTCCGCCCTCGTCGGCGGTGCCGATTTCGCCAAGGGCTCCCGCTTCGCCAACGGCGGCGGCACTGACGACATGACGACCATTCGCCGCATGGGCAACTGGGCCCTCTGCACGCTCGTCAACCGCAAGTTCGGCGCCCGGTACACGGATCTCTGCTACGGCTACAACGCCTTCTGGCGCCACTGCCTCGACAAGATCACCCTCGACTGCACCGGCTTCGAGATAGAGACCCTCATCAACATCAGGGTCGTCACGGCGGGCCTCAAGGTGCAGGAGGTTCCGAGCCACGAGTACAACCGTATTCACGGGGTCAGCAACCTCAACGCCGTGCGCGACGGCATCCGGGTCCTGAAGGTCATCCTCAAGGAGAAGGCCGTCAGCAAGGCCGCCCGCCGCCGACCGGCCCCGTTCTCGGTCAACGTGCCCCGGGGAGAGGCGTCTTGA
- a CDS encoding GNAT family N-acetyltransferase, with the protein MTVISRDVRADDAEGFARVRRAALPYMLATAEQLVFDWEHAHPASHYRPLVAVTEAGVIVGTAQVGIAHEAAEPGVGYVNVYVDPAYQGRGAGTLLLRAGEEHLAEQGARSVYSWVLDAPENLAWAGRRGYSPSRSAYFLRLDLTTAGLPPLEPAPAGVELLTGEDFVADPRPLFELDAAASADEPGDVAVEMDDFAHWRATTWEHPLLDRALTTVAVVDGVPAAFSAAQTDGLGRYNSGMTGTAPAFRGRGLAKLAKNTSLHRARAAGCTEAFTGNDTGNEPMLAINKWFGYEVGAREVRHVRTVG; encoded by the coding sequence ATGACTGTGATCTCGCGTGACGTACGGGCGGACGACGCCGAGGGTTTCGCCCGGGTGCGCCGGGCCGCGCTCCCCTACATGCTGGCCACGGCCGAGCAGCTCGTCTTCGACTGGGAGCACGCCCACCCCGCGAGCCACTACCGTCCGCTCGTCGCCGTCACCGAGGCCGGGGTGATCGTCGGGACCGCGCAGGTGGGGATCGCCCATGAGGCCGCGGAGCCCGGCGTCGGCTACGTCAACGTGTATGTGGACCCCGCGTATCAGGGGCGGGGCGCGGGGACGCTGCTGCTGCGGGCCGGCGAGGAACACCTCGCCGAGCAGGGGGCGCGGAGCGTGTACAGCTGGGTGCTGGACGCGCCGGAGAACCTGGCCTGGGCCGGGCGGCGGGGCTACTCCCCCAGCCGTTCCGCCTACTTCCTCCGGCTCGACCTCACCACCGCCGGGCTGCCGCCGCTGGAGCCGGCGCCGGCCGGTGTCGAGCTGCTGACCGGTGAGGACTTCGTGGCGGACCCGCGGCCGCTCTTCGAGCTGGACGCGGCGGCGTCGGCCGACGAGCCGGGCGACGTGGCGGTCGAGATGGACGACTTCGCGCACTGGCGGGCGACGACCTGGGAGCATCCGCTGCTCGACCGGGCGCTGACGACGGTCGCGGTGGTGGACGGCGTACCGGCGGCGTTCAGCGCGGCGCAGACGGACGGCCTGGGCCGGTACAACTCGGGGATGACCGGCACCGCGCCGGCGTTCCGCGGTCGCGGGCTCGCGAAGCTCGCCAAGAACACGTCGCTGCACCGGGCCCGGGCGGCGGGCTGCACGGAGGCGTTCACCGGGAACGACACCGGGAACGAGCCGATGCTGGCGATCAACAAGTGGTTCGGTTACGAGGTCGGAGCGCGGGAGGTACGGCATGTCCGGACGGTCGGTTGA
- a CDS encoding tripartite tricarboxylate transporter TctB family protein, producing the protein MTTTVKNWLRERSELGVGVLLFVLGVLVLTDALTLDADLAGRGPVGPATVPLVVGCGLLVVAVLLSVDVLRGGRGEAEAGEDVDLSEPADWRTVLLLAGVFLAFAVLIGPVGFPVAGALLFWGAAYALGSRHLHRDPLIAAALSLLTYVVFDKLLGVPLPGGPLMGVI; encoded by the coding sequence GTGACCACCACCGTGAAGAACTGGCTGCGCGAGCGGTCCGAACTCGGCGTCGGCGTCCTGCTGTTCGTCCTCGGCGTGCTCGTCCTCACCGACGCCCTCACCCTCGACGCCGACCTCGCCGGCCGCGGCCCCGTCGGCCCCGCCACCGTCCCCCTCGTCGTCGGCTGCGGACTGCTCGTCGTCGCCGTCCTCCTCTCCGTCGACGTCCTGCGCGGCGGCCGCGGCGAGGCCGAGGCCGGCGAGGACGTCGACCTGTCCGAACCCGCCGACTGGCGCACGGTCCTGCTCCTCGCCGGTGTCTTCCTCGCCTTCGCCGTCCTCATCGGCCCCGTCGGCTTCCCCGTCGCCGGAGCGCTCCTCTTCTGGGGCGCGGCGTACGCCCTCGGCAGCCGCCACCTCCACCGCGACCCGCTGATCGCGGCCGCCCTCTCGCTCCTGACCTACGTCGTCTTCGACAAGCTGCTCGGCGTCCCGCTGCCCGGCGGTCCGCTGATGGGAGTGATCTGA
- a CDS encoding tripartite tricarboxylate transporter permease, with protein MDSLNSLIDGFGTALTPMNLLWAAVGVLLGTAIGVLPGIGPAMAVALLLPVTYGLEPTGAFIMFAGIYYGAMFGGSTTSILLNTPGESAAVVAAIEGHPMAKAGRGAQALAAAAIGHFAGGMIGTVLLVVLAPTVAALAVDIGAPDYLALMVLAFIAVTSVLGSSRIRGLASLLIGLTIGLVGLDQMTGQQRLTFGSLQLADGVDVVIVAVGLFAIGEALWVAAHLRRTAGEAIPVGRPWLGGDDVRRTWKSWLRGPFIGFPFGAIPAGGAEIPTFLSYVTEKRLSKHKDQFGKGAIEGVAGPESAASASAAGTLVSMLTLGLPTTAVAAVMLAAFQQYGIQPGPLLFEREPELVWGLIASLFVGMVLLLALNLPLAPVWAKLLRIPRPYLYAGILFFAAVGAYAVGGEALDLVILLVVGLIGLGMRRYGLPVLPAVIGVILGPAAEQQLRRALQISDGSLTGLVNTPFSITVYAAVVVLLTWPLLRKVVVRRRNVAA; from the coding sequence ATGGATTCCCTGAACTCCCTCATCGACGGCTTCGGCACCGCCCTCACCCCGATGAACCTGCTGTGGGCCGCCGTCGGCGTGCTCCTCGGCACCGCCATCGGCGTCCTGCCCGGCATCGGCCCCGCCATGGCCGTGGCCCTGCTGCTCCCGGTGACGTACGGCCTCGAACCGACCGGCGCGTTCATCATGTTCGCCGGCATCTACTACGGCGCCATGTTCGGCGGCTCCACCACCTCGATCCTCCTCAACACCCCGGGAGAGAGCGCGGCCGTCGTCGCCGCCATCGAGGGCCATCCGATGGCCAAGGCGGGCCGGGGCGCGCAGGCGCTCGCCGCCGCCGCCATCGGTCACTTCGCCGGCGGCATGATCGGCACGGTCCTGCTCGTCGTCCTCGCCCCGACGGTCGCCGCCCTGGCCGTCGACATCGGTGCCCCCGACTACCTCGCCCTGATGGTCCTCGCCTTCATCGCGGTGACCTCGGTCCTCGGCTCCTCCCGCATCCGCGGGCTCGCCTCCCTCCTCATCGGCCTCACGATCGGCCTGGTCGGCCTCGACCAGATGACCGGGCAGCAGCGGCTCACCTTCGGCTCGCTCCAGCTCGCCGACGGCGTCGACGTCGTCATCGTCGCGGTCGGACTCTTCGCCATCGGCGAGGCCCTCTGGGTCGCGGCGCACCTGCGCCGCACGGCGGGGGAGGCCATCCCGGTCGGCCGCCCCTGGCTGGGCGGGGACGATGTGAGGCGCACCTGGAAGTCCTGGCTGCGCGGCCCCTTCATCGGCTTCCCGTTCGGCGCGATCCCGGCCGGCGGCGCGGAGATCCCGACCTTCCTGTCGTACGTGACGGAGAAGCGGCTCTCGAAGCACAAGGACCAGTTCGGCAAGGGCGCCATCGAGGGCGTGGCCGGGCCCGAGTCGGCGGCCTCGGCCTCGGCGGCGGGGACGCTCGTCTCGATGCTGACCCTCGGGCTGCCGACGACGGCCGTCGCCGCCGTGATGCTGGCCGCCTTCCAGCAGTACGGCATCCAGCCCGGCCCGCTGCTCTTCGAGCGGGAGCCCGAGCTGGTGTGGGGGCTCATCGCCTCGCTGTTCGTCGGCATGGTGCTGCTGCTCGCGCTCAATCTGCCGCTCGCGCCGGTCTGGGCCAAGCTGCTGCGCATCCCGCGCCCGTACCTCTACGCGGGCATCCTCTTCTTCGCCGCCGTCGGCGCGTACGCGGTGGGCGGCGAGGCCCTCGACCTGGTCATCCTGCTGGTCGTCGGCCTGATCGGACTGGGCATGCGACGGTACGGACTGCCCGTCCTGCCGGCCGTCATCGGGGTCATCCTCGGCCCGGCCGCCGAACAGCAGCTGCGCCGCGCCCTGCAGATCAGCGACGGCTCGCTGACCGGTCTGGTGAACACGCCCTTCTCGATCACCGTGTACGCGGCCGTCGTCGTCCTGCTCACCTGGCCGCTGCTGAGGAAGGTGGTCGTCCGGCGCCGTAACGTGGCGGCATGA
- a CDS encoding polysaccharide deacetylase family protein: protein MYHAVDPDPAPATLGLSVTPEAFAAQMDVVAERGFTPLTTAALAAAWRTGGPLPARPLLVTFDDGYEGVHRHALPVLAKHSFASTVFVSTGWLRGRHDTGGALDTMLDWAQVRELADADTEIGGHSHTHPQLDQLDAGRLRFETLRCREIVGEELGTAPVSFAYPYGYSSRRVRRTVREAGFTQALAVGNALARRRQGPYALERVTVRRSTGVEEFTRLVEGRAIARTFAADRVMTKGYALARRARGAARGHWI from the coding sequence ATGTACCACGCCGTCGACCCCGACCCCGCTCCCGCGACCCTCGGGCTCTCCGTGACCCCCGAGGCCTTCGCGGCGCAGATGGACGTGGTCGCCGAGCGGGGGTTCACACCGCTGACCACCGCCGCGCTCGCCGCCGCGTGGCGCACCGGCGGCCCGCTGCCCGCGCGGCCGCTCCTCGTCACCTTCGACGACGGGTACGAGGGCGTCCACCGGCACGCCCTCCCCGTGCTGGCCAAACACTCCTTCGCGAGCACCGTCTTCGTCTCCACCGGCTGGCTGCGCGGCCGGCACGACACGGGTGGCGCCCTCGACACCATGCTCGACTGGGCCCAGGTGCGGGAACTCGCCGACGCGGACACGGAGATCGGCGGACACAGCCACACCCACCCGCAGCTGGACCAGCTCGACGCGGGACGGCTCCGGTTCGAGACGCTCCGGTGCAGGGAGATCGTCGGCGAGGAGCTCGGCACGGCGCCGGTCTCCTTCGCGTACCCGTACGGATACTCCAGCCGCCGGGTCCGCCGTACGGTCCGGGAGGCCGGCTTCACCCAGGCGCTCGCCGTGGGGAACGCGCTGGCCCGACGCCGCCAGGGGCCGTACGCCCTGGAGCGGGTGACCGTGCGACGGTCGACCGGCGTCGAGGAGTTCACCCGGCTCGTGGAGGGGCGGGCGATCGCCCGTACCTTCGCGGCGGACCGGGTCATGACGAAGGGGTACGCGCTCGCGCGGCGCGCCCGGGGCGCGGCGCGGGGTCACTGGATCTGA
- a CDS encoding GntR family transcriptional regulator, producing the protein MTLTIAVDHESTTAPYEQLRAQISERARSGRLPVGYKLPTVRGLAEQLGLAANTVAKAYKALEGDGVIETRGRHGTFVAAAGDAATRRAATAAAQYAEEARRLGLSREAAEAAMNEALRAAYDS; encoded by the coding sequence GTGACACTCACCATCGCCGTGGACCACGAATCCACCACCGCTCCGTACGAACAACTGAGGGCCCAGATCTCGGAGCGGGCCCGGTCGGGCAGGCTGCCGGTCGGATACAAGCTGCCGACGGTACGAGGACTCGCGGAACAGCTGGGCCTCGCCGCGAACACGGTCGCCAAGGCGTACAAGGCACTGGAGGGGGACGGGGTGATCGAGACGCGCGGGCGTCACGGCACCTTTGTCGCCGCCGCCGGCGACGCGGCCACCCGCCGGGCCGCCACCGCCGCCGCCCAGTACGCCGAGGAGGCCCGCCGCCTCGGCCTCAGCCGCGAGGCGGCGGAGGCCGCGATGAACGAGGCCCTGCGCGCCGCCTACGACAGCTGA
- a CDS encoding DUF402 domain-containing protein, producing MSGRSVEVTLTKAGRTKIRYPAEVLTEDGARISVRAPWAAEGVRDFGFVRFEPGDVFVEHYWRDRWFTVKEVWSADGALKGWYCDITRPAVIDGSGVVIEDLDLDLWVSADGSEVLRLDEDEFAASGLTASDPEAAACAVVALDELEVLGREGLIELLR from the coding sequence ATGTCCGGACGGTCGGTTGAGGTCACCCTGACGAAGGCGGGCCGGACGAAGATCCGCTATCCCGCGGAGGTGCTCACGGAGGACGGCGCCCGGATCTCGGTGCGCGCCCCGTGGGCGGCCGAGGGGGTGAGGGACTTCGGCTTCGTGCGGTTCGAGCCGGGCGACGTCTTCGTGGAGCACTACTGGCGCGACCGCTGGTTCACGGTCAAGGAGGTGTGGTCCGCCGACGGTGCCCTCAAGGGCTGGTACTGCGACATCACCCGGCCGGCCGTGATCGACGGTTCCGGGGTGGTGATCGAGGACCTGGACCTGGACCTGTGGGTGTCGGCGGACGGCAGCGAGGTGCTGCGGCTCGACGAGGACGAGTTCGCGGCGAGCGGGCTCACCGCCTCCGATCCGGAGGCGGCGGCGTGCGCCGTGGTCGCCCTCGACGAGCTGGAGGTACTGGGGCGCGAGGGCCTGATCGAGTTGCTGCGCTGA
- a CDS encoding glycosyltransferase family 2 protein, whose translation MNDRTSPHGFSVVICVYTEERWEDILAAVDSVRKQSLPALETLLVVDHNERLLSRLTEEYAEQRPTEEVRVLANAGPRGLSAGRNTGIAASRGEFVAFLDDDAVAERDWLHHFSAGYDDPRVMAVGGRTLPSWASGRRPAWFPEEFDWVVGCTYLGLPPGRVPVRNVLGGNASFRRTAFDAAGGFATGIGRDGDRRPLGGEETELCIRLSKALPEAILLIDDRAVIHHKVPAVRERFGYFRTRVYAEGLSKALVARSVGAQKGLESERRYTTRVLPAGVLRGMRDALRGRSGGAGRAGAIVTGVTVAAGGYALGTLRARRNGTTFSWGPIERHDAGANETDTRAVGAVRAEAVGAEGGAR comes from the coding sequence TTGAACGACCGCACGTCCCCGCACGGCTTCTCGGTGGTGATCTGCGTCTACACGGAGGAACGGTGGGAGGACATCCTCGCCGCCGTCGACTCCGTACGGAAGCAGTCGCTGCCCGCCCTGGAGACGCTGCTCGTGGTCGACCACAACGAGCGGCTCCTCTCCCGGCTCACCGAGGAGTACGCGGAACAGCGGCCCACCGAGGAGGTGCGGGTGCTCGCCAACGCGGGCCCCCGCGGCCTCTCCGCCGGCCGCAACACCGGAATCGCCGCCTCCCGCGGCGAGTTCGTGGCCTTCCTCGACGACGACGCCGTCGCCGAGCGGGACTGGCTGCACCACTTCTCGGCCGGGTACGACGACCCGCGCGTCATGGCCGTCGGCGGCCGGACGCTGCCCTCCTGGGCCTCCGGCCGCCGCCCGGCATGGTTCCCCGAGGAGTTCGACTGGGTCGTCGGCTGTACGTACCTGGGCCTGCCCCCGGGCCGCGTCCCGGTGCGCAACGTGCTCGGCGGCAACGCCTCCTTCCGCCGTACGGCCTTCGACGCGGCCGGCGGATTCGCCACCGGCATCGGGCGCGACGGCGACCGGCGCCCCCTCGGCGGCGAGGAGACGGAGCTGTGCATCCGGCTCTCCAAGGCGCTGCCCGAGGCGATCCTGCTCATCGACGACCGGGCCGTCATCCACCACAAGGTGCCGGCGGTCCGGGAGCGCTTCGGCTACTTCCGTACCCGGGTGTACGCCGAGGGGCTCTCGAAGGCGCTCGTCGCCCGCAGCGTCGGCGCGCAGAAGGGCCTGGAGTCCGAACGGCGTTACACCACCCGGGTGTTGCCCGCGGGGGTCCTGCGCGGGATGCGCGACGCGCTGCGCGGGCGCTCCGGAGGCGCGGGCCGTGCCGGGGCGATCGTCACCGGCGTGACGGTGGCGGCGGGCGGCTACGCGCTGGGAACGCTGCGGGCCCGGAGGAACGGCACGACGTTCTCGTGGGGTCCGATCGAGCGTCACGACGCCGGGGCGAACGAGACCGACACCCGAGCCGTCGGGGCCGTACGGGCGGAGGCCGTCGGCGCCGAGGGAGGGGCCCGGTGA
- a CDS encoding DUF6299 family protein, translating into MRVRLVLAAGVLLASAAVAPLAHAEGADGLTAGPALDGPALNGAAQVLDSGAADDLSVYDYGIVGDDSTVTLSGMYRCLDDSAGPVFVSSTLIQGNRSAGIGGTQAVCDGHLHEWVNTSVVKDPAYRPGAATVRATLMQLTAGETGLPTPGYLAAEDAAVELR; encoded by the coding sequence ATGCGCGTCCGACTCGTCCTCGCCGCAGGCGTCCTGCTCGCCTCCGCCGCCGTCGCCCCTCTCGCCCACGCGGAAGGGGCCGACGGCCTCACCGCCGGGCCCGCGCTGGACGGCCCCGCCCTGAACGGCGCGGCCCAGGTGCTCGACAGCGGCGCCGCCGACGACCTCTCCGTCTACGACTACGGAATCGTCGGCGACGACAGCACGGTGACGCTCTCCGGCATGTACCGCTGCCTCGACGACAGCGCCGGCCCGGTCTTCGTCAGCTCCACCCTCATCCAGGGGAACCGTTCCGCAGGCATCGGCGGCACCCAGGCCGTCTGCGACGGACACCTCCACGAGTGGGTCAACACCTCCGTCGTGAAGGACCCCGCCTACCGGCCGGGCGCGGCCACGGTACGCGCCACGCTGATGCAGCTCACGGCCGGAGAGACGGGCCTGCCGACGCCGGGCTACCTCGCCGCGGAGGACGCGGCCGTCGAACTCCGCTGA
- a CDS encoding SGNH/GDSL hydrolase family protein: protein MRLSRFAALSSSLLLGAVLALTGAGAAQAAETAALDYVALGDSYSSGVGSGSYDSASGDCKRSTKAYPVLWKNANAPSSFAFTACSGARTGDVTANQLGPLSSATDLVSVTIGGNDAGFADVMTTCVLQSEATCISRVNQAKSYVDTTLPGKLDSVYTAIRNKAPAAHVVVLGYPRFYQLSGSCVAGLSENERRAINGASDYLNAAVAKRAADHGYTFASVVPAFTGHEICSSSSWLHSVNWLNIGESYHPTAAGQSGGYLPTFRNAV, encoded by the coding sequence ATGAGACTGTCCCGTTTTGCCGCCCTATCGTCCTCGCTCCTGCTCGGTGCCGTCCTCGCCCTCACCGGGGCGGGCGCCGCCCAGGCCGCCGAGACCGCCGCACTCGACTACGTGGCCCTTGGCGACTCGTACTCCTCCGGTGTCGGCTCGGGGAGCTACGACAGCGCCAGCGGCGACTGCAAGCGCTCCACGAAGGCGTATCCGGTGCTGTGGAAGAACGCGAACGCCCCCTCCTCGTTCGCGTTCACCGCCTGCTCGGGCGCCCGAACGGGTGATGTGACCGCCAATCAGCTCGGCCCGCTCTCGTCCGCCACCGACCTGGTCTCCGTCACGATCGGGGGAAATGACGCCGGTTTCGCCGACGTCATGACGACCTGTGTGCTGCAGTCCGAAGCCACCTGCATCAGCCGTGTGAATCAAGCCAAGAGTTATGTCGACACGACGCTGCCCGGCAAGCTCGACTCCGTCTACACGGCGATCAGGAACAAGGCGCCCGCCGCCCACGTCGTCGTCCTCGGCTATCCGCGCTTCTACCAGCTGAGCGGCAGCTGTGTCGCCGGCCTGAGCGAGAACGAGCGCCGCGCCATCAACGGAGCCTCCGACTACCTCAACGCGGCCGTGGCCAAGCGCGCCGCCGACCACGGCTACACCTTCGCGAGCGTCGTGCCGGCGTTCACCGGGCACGAGATCTGCTCCAGCTCGTCCTGGCTGCACAGCGTCAACTGGCTCAACATCGGGGAGTCCTACCACCCGACGGCCGCCGGTCAGTCCGGCGGCTACCTGCCCACCTTCAGGAACGCGGTGTAA
- a CDS encoding DUF5925 domain-containing protein, with product MGPMADTPPEPSEPQRSLPIRLTLDDSDSPADVVDALFLGRFATGEQPHSHSTTVDRVRPEATLLPAGATVLRAAKDDDRSAVLAEGEGWTLLISRWNRGADVTVTATDADLAERVLKEATDGAKDEPEPQPENVTMGFWYVSPRRGPHRTTRQISAGTWDEVRPNYSAPVAESMDRLMKVTPESISGRLLLLHGPPGTGKTSALRTLARSWRDWCQVDCVLDPERLFNDVGYLMDIAIGEDEGTAKGRWRLLLLEDCDELIRGEAKHTAGQALSRLLNLTDGLLGQGRNVLVGVTTNEDLERLHPAVVRPGRCLARIEVGPLSRTESVEWLGRAEDVPREGATLAELFALRRGTPPADLPEPRAAGAGMYL from the coding sequence ATGGGGCCCATGGCTGACACCCCACCGGAACCGTCCGAGCCGCAGCGGTCGCTGCCGATCCGGCTCACCCTCGACGACAGCGACTCGCCCGCGGACGTCGTGGACGCGCTGTTCCTCGGCCGCTTCGCGACCGGGGAACAGCCCCACTCGCACAGCACCACCGTGGACCGGGTCAGGCCCGAGGCGACCCTCCTTCCCGCCGGCGCCACCGTGCTCCGGGCCGCGAAGGACGACGACCGCAGCGCCGTGCTCGCCGAGGGCGAGGGGTGGACGCTGCTGATCTCCCGGTGGAACCGGGGCGCCGACGTCACCGTCACGGCCACCGACGCCGACCTCGCCGAGCGGGTCCTGAAGGAGGCGACCGACGGGGCGAAGGACGAGCCGGAACCCCAGCCGGAGAACGTGACCATGGGGTTCTGGTACGTGTCCCCGCGGCGCGGCCCGCACCGGACGACCCGGCAGATCAGCGCCGGGACCTGGGACGAGGTCCGGCCCAACTACTCGGCCCCGGTGGCCGAGTCGATGGACCGGCTGATGAAGGTGACGCCCGAGTCGATCTCCGGCCGTCTCCTGCTGCTGCACGGCCCGCCCGGCACGGGCAAGACGTCCGCGCTGCGCACCCTGGCCCGGTCGTGGCGGGACTGGTGCCAGGTGGACTGCGTGCTCGATCCGGAGCGGCTCTTCAACGACGTCGGCTATCTGATGGACATCGCCATCGGGGAGGACGAGGGCACGGCGAAGGGGCGCTGGCGGCTGCTGCTCCTGGAGGACTGCGACGAGCTGATCCGGGGCGAGGCGAAGCACACGGCGGGTCAGGCCCTGTCACGGCTGCTCAATCTGACGGACGGTCTGCTCGGCCAGGGGCGCAACGTCCTCGTCGGCGTCACCACCAACGAGGACCTGGAGCGGCTCCATCCGGCCGTGGTCCGGCCGGGCCGCTGCCTGGCCCGGATCGAGGTGGGACCGCTGAGCCGGACCGAGTCCGTGGAGTGGCTCGGGCGCGCGGAGGACGTGCCGCGCGAGGGCGCGACGCTGGCGGAGCTGTTCGCCCTGCGCCGCGGCACGCCCCCGGCGGACCTCCCGGAACCCCGGGCGGCGGGGGCGGGAATGTACCTGTAG
- a CDS encoding GNAT family N-acetyltransferase, which yields MTPHIRRATGSDVPGVKAVTDAAYHPYIERIGLVPAPMEADHAADVAAGRVFVAGDPVVGLVVLRTEADHLYLDNVAVHPDARGTGLGRRLLRFVEDRARELGLPEVRLLTHAMMWENQKLYERYGYEVVERRVDGPYDRIHYRKLLNAPPMG from the coding sequence ATGACTCCGCACATCCGCCGCGCGACGGGCTCCGACGTTCCGGGGGTGAAGGCCGTGACCGACGCGGCCTACCACCCCTACATCGAGCGGATCGGCCTCGTACCCGCCCCGATGGAGGCGGACCACGCGGCGGACGTGGCCGCGGGGAGGGTGTTCGTCGCCGGTGATCCGGTGGTCGGTCTGGTGGTCCTGAGGACCGAGGCCGACCACCTCTACCTGGACAACGTCGCCGTCCACCCCGACGCCCGTGGCACCGGTCTGGGGCGACGGCTGCTGCGCTTCGTGGAGGACCGGGCGCGCGAGCTCGGTCTTCCCGAGGTCCGGCTGCTCACCCACGCGATGATGTGGGAGAACCAGAAGCTCTACGAGCGGTACGGCTACGAGGTCGTCGAGCGGCGTGTGGACGGACCGTACGACCGTATTCACTACCGAAAGCTGCTCAACGCGCCCCCAATGGGGTGA